In one window of Verrucomicrobiota bacterium JB022 DNA:
- a CDS encoding methyl-accepting chemotaxis protein, translating into MSTLTVLIAALGSFAFWRMDQATNTSHHLGSVVIPRANDVSAILNTTSGINLSTRSFGLTGDARYLEQARQQNTQLQAQWEEAADRFDNTAEATQARFDSAEKAYRDYWSLFESTATTVAQANLIRSELDAQAVTATETITAYVARLQALADAAEAGDLERERYLQELIQVQRIGRYMNQLRAENFRSQSRNEDIAAETLDSISSQIVRSIEAASVLAQGSADAQAQQQKIRDAVTAYKAGLVELQSVSANLRELQRQRTERNTAAQSALAALFDDSVLETQTASASEQELLQTSAKQLLSVVALAVVFSAAWCWFSSSRIYKRLKEITDFVFNGAEQVASAATQVSTTSQVLAEGASEQAETLEETSATLEEISATTARNAEHARSANATANAARSAAENGAAKMTEMSQAMQAIELSSNEVANIVKTIDEIAFQTNMLALNAAVEAARAGEAGAGFAIVAEEVRSLAKRSAEAARESALRIDEAKSRSRQGVVLSQAVMDSLKDIVVKAREVDQLVEAISIASEEQSQGVTQVTAGVTQMDKVTQSNAASATESASAAEELSAQSEDLREAISQLWAMIESDKEIQRQKSQKASYGSWNKPEKAAAPLSFLHRGRYDESQEEEEERQMEAPARSSNYRQAEEAFFSQRGSHRSLEEEVYIATETPRQSKPESLNGHRSRNGSEVKISQH; encoded by the coding sequence ATGAGCACATTGACCGTGCTGATCGCCGCACTCGGCTCATTTGCCTTTTGGCGGATGGACCAGGCTACCAACACCTCGCATCACCTCGGCAGCGTCGTCATTCCGCGTGCCAACGACGTCTCTGCCATTCTCAATACGACCTCTGGAATCAACCTTTCTACACGATCGTTTGGGTTGACGGGCGATGCGCGGTATCTGGAGCAAGCCCGCCAGCAGAATACGCAGCTGCAGGCCCAGTGGGAGGAGGCAGCCGATCGGTTTGATAATACGGCGGAAGCAACGCAGGCACGATTTGATTCTGCGGAGAAGGCTTACCGCGATTACTGGAGCCTCTTCGAGTCGACGGCCACCACCGTGGCCCAGGCCAATTTGATCCGTAGCGAACTCGACGCGCAGGCGGTGACGGCCACCGAGACGATCACGGCGTATGTCGCTCGTCTGCAAGCCTTGGCCGATGCCGCAGAGGCGGGAGACCTTGAACGCGAGCGTTATCTGCAGGAGCTGATCCAGGTGCAGCGCATTGGGCGGTACATGAATCAGCTGCGCGCGGAGAACTTTCGCAGCCAGTCTCGCAACGAAGACATCGCGGCTGAAACCCTCGACTCGATCTCCTCGCAGATCGTCCGCAGCATCGAAGCCGCCTCCGTCTTGGCGCAGGGTAGTGCTGATGCACAGGCCCAGCAGCAGAAGATCCGCGATGCGGTGACCGCCTACAAGGCTGGCCTCGTCGAGCTGCAGTCGGTATCCGCCAACCTGCGGGAATTGCAGCGCCAGCGCACCGAGCGTAACACCGCTGCCCAGAGCGCCCTGGCTGCCTTGTTCGACGATTCGGTCCTGGAAACGCAAACGGCCTCGGCCTCCGAGCAGGAACTGTTGCAGACTTCCGCCAAACAGCTCTTGAGCGTCGTGGCGCTGGCAGTGGTCTTCAGTGCCGCATGGTGCTGGTTCAGTAGCTCGCGCATCTACAAGCGCCTCAAGGAGATTACCGACTTTGTCTTTAATGGTGCAGAGCAGGTGGCCTCCGCCGCCACGCAAGTCTCGACCACCAGCCAAGTGCTGGCCGAGGGCGCAAGCGAGCAGGCCGAGACGCTGGAAGAGACGAGCGCCACGCTCGAAGAAATCTCCGCTACCACCGCTCGCAACGCCGAGCATGCCCGTTCTGCCAACGCCACCGCCAACGCCGCCCGCTCCGCTGCCGAAAACGGCGCGGCCAAGATGACCGAGATGAGCCAGGCCATGCAGGCCATCGAGCTGTCGTCCAACGAAGTGGCCAACATCGTGAAGACGATCGACGAAATCGCTTTCCAGACCAACATGCTGGCGCTCAACGCCGCCGTGGAGGCCGCCCGGGCGGGAGAAGCCGGGGCCGGGTTTGCCATTGTGGCCGAAGAGGTGCGCAGCCTTGCGAAGCGTAGCGCCGAAGCCGCCCGCGAATCGGCGCTGCGCATCGACGAGGCCAAGTCGCGCAGCCGCCAGGGCGTCGTGCTGTCGCAGGCCGTCATGGACAGCCTCAAGGATATCGTGGTGAAGGCCCGCGAGGTCGACCAACTCGTGGAAGCCATCAGCATTGCCTCCGAAGAGCAAAGCCAGGGCGTAACGCAGGTCACCGCCGGCGTTACCCAGATGGACAAGGTGACGCAGAGCAATGCCGCGAGCGCCACCGAATCGGCCAGCGCGGCCGAAGAGCTCAGCGCCCAGTCCGAAGACCTTCGCGAGGCCATCAGCCAGCTCTGGGCCATGATCGAATCCGACAAGGAGATCCAGCGCCAGAAAAGCCAGAAGGCCAGCTACGGCTCCTGGAACAAGCCGGAAAAGGCGGCAGCCCCGCTTTCCTTCCTCCACCGAGGCCGTTACGACGAGTCGCAGGAAGAGGAGGAAGAGCGCCAGATGGAAGCTCCGGCTCGCTCCAGCAACTACCGTCAGGCCGAAGAGGCGTTCTTCTCACAACGGGGCAGCCACCGTTCTCTGGAAGAGGAAGTCTACATTGCCACCGAAACGCCGCGCCAATCCAAGCCCGAAAGCCTGAACGGCCACCGTTCGCGCAATGGCTCCGAGGTGAAGATCTCGCAGCATTAA
- the kduI gene encoding 5-dehydro-4-deoxy-D-glucuronate isomerase — MLYTLPPEMVRRADTQELRDNFLLAGLFAQGEIKLRVCELDRVVVGGVVPTSGALELPALKELACEYFCERRELGVINLGGEGDVTVDGETFSIGHCDAVYVSRGSKKVTFASKDNAKPAQFYLVSYPAHKEYPTKLVRHADVEPRVLGQKTTANCRKLYQLIVPGRADSCQLVMGFTKIEDGSVWNTMPPHTHLRRSEVYCYFDVSEGALVFHFMGEPTETRHLVMREKDAVLSPAWSIHSGAGTGPYSFVWAMGGENQSFDDMDHCDLSTLR, encoded by the coding sequence ATGCTGTATACATTGCCTCCCGAAATGGTCCGCCGGGCCGATACTCAAGAACTGCGCGACAACTTCCTGCTCGCCGGCCTCTTCGCCCAGGGCGAGATCAAGCTGCGCGTGTGCGAGCTCGACCGCGTGGTCGTAGGCGGCGTGGTGCCGACCTCCGGTGCGCTGGAGCTGCCGGCGCTCAAGGAGCTGGCCTGCGAATACTTCTGCGAACGCCGCGAGCTGGGTGTGATCAACCTCGGCGGCGAGGGCGACGTGACCGTCGACGGCGAAACGTTTTCCATCGGCCACTGCGACGCCGTCTACGTGAGCCGCGGCAGCAAGAAGGTGACGTTTGCCTCCAAGGACAACGCCAAGCCCGCGCAGTTTTACCTCGTGAGCTACCCCGCCCACAAGGAATACCCGACCAAGCTCGTGCGCCATGCCGACGTCGAGCCGCGCGTGCTCGGCCAGAAGACGACGGCCAACTGCCGCAAGCTCTACCAGCTGATCGTGCCCGGCCGCGCCGATAGCTGCCAGCTCGTGATGGGCTTTACCAAGATCGAAGACGGCAGCGTGTGGAACACCATGCCGCCGCATACCCACCTGCGCCGCTCCGAAGTGTATTGCTACTTCGACGTGAGCGAAGGTGCGCTTGTCTTCCACTTCATGGGCGAGCCCACCGAAACGCGCCACCTCGTGATGCGCGAAAAGGACGCCGTGCTCTCCCCCGCCTGGTCGATCCACTCCGGCGCGGGCACCGGCCCCTACAGCTTTGTCTGGGCCATGGGCGGCGAAAACCAGTCGTTTGACGACATGGACCACTGCGACCTCAGCACCCTGCGCTAA
- a CDS encoding MFS transporter, with protein MAHHATAARDRIPLIEKVAFGLGMAIPIAFINSVAQLTNLIFNLGLGVSVVWLGVVQMIPRLWDAVSDPLTGYFSDNTRSRWGRRRPYIIAGGIASAVTYVLLWWAPEAWPEWALLAYILGVSLLFYTATTVFSVPLTALGYEMSLDYHEKTRLFAIGSFLGNIFAIVTPWMYWLANNEVFDNEVEGMRTIAVGVGVVVLITALLPGLLCRERRQVEIATQERVKFWSSLATTARDGVFLRVVGIVFLITCGFNFVNNFTNYIVIFFVYGGDRVAASEMLAYNGSVWAITCLLAVLPMTWTSEKVGKARTVQLFVGFMLGGSLLKIVCYNPALPWLTLIPTVFISAGMLALYTMAVSMVADVANLDQLKHGVRREGTYAAVYSWWLKVAVSAGFLVSGILLQSTGFDDKVVTQSADTLFWMRFWEIGLPAVLCGLAIFLLRGYPLTEERVYQIKAELEQQKART; from the coding sequence ATGGCCCACCACGCCACTGCTGCCCGAGACCGTATCCCGCTGATCGAAAAGGTCGCGTTTGGCCTCGGCATGGCCATCCCCATCGCCTTCATCAACTCGGTCGCGCAGCTCACCAACCTGATCTTCAACCTCGGGCTGGGGGTCAGCGTGGTGTGGCTGGGGGTGGTGCAAATGATTCCCCGCCTTTGGGATGCGGTTTCGGACCCGCTCACGGGCTATTTTTCCGACAATACGCGTTCGCGCTGGGGGCGTCGCCGGCCCTACATCATCGCGGGCGGCATCGCCAGCGCGGTCACCTACGTCTTGCTCTGGTGGGCTCCGGAAGCCTGGCCGGAGTGGGCGCTGCTGGCCTACATCCTCGGCGTCAGCCTGCTCTTTTATACCGCGACGACGGTCTTCTCCGTGCCCCTGACCGCGCTGGGCTACGAGATGAGTCTCGATTATCACGAGAAGACCCGGCTCTTCGCCATCGGCAGCTTCCTCGGCAACATCTTCGCCATCGTCACCCCCTGGATGTACTGGCTGGCGAACAACGAAGTCTTCGACAACGAGGTAGAGGGCATGCGGACGATTGCCGTCGGGGTGGGGGTGGTGGTCCTGATCACAGCCCTGTTGCCGGGCCTGCTCTGCCGCGAGCGCCGTCAGGTCGAGATCGCGACGCAGGAGAGGGTAAAGTTCTGGTCGAGCCTCGCTACCACGGCCCGCGACGGCGTTTTCCTGCGCGTGGTGGGCATCGTGTTCCTCATCACCTGCGGCTTCAACTTCGTGAACAACTTCACGAACTACATCGTGATCTTCTTCGTCTACGGCGGCGACCGCGTGGCGGCGTCGGAGATGCTGGCCTACAACGGCAGCGTCTGGGCCATCACCTGCCTCCTCGCCGTCTTGCCCATGACGTGGACCAGCGAAAAGGTGGGGAAGGCGCGCACGGTACAGCTCTTCGTCGGCTTCATGCTCGGCGGCAGCCTGCTCAAGATCGTGTGCTACAACCCCGCGCTGCCGTGGCTGACGCTGATCCCCACCGTCTTTATCTCCGCCGGGATGCTCGCGCTCTACACGATGGCCGTCTCGATGGTGGCCGACGTGGCCAACCTCGACCAACTGAAGCATGGCGTGCGGCGCGAGGGCACCTATGCCGCCGTCTACAGCTGGTGGCTCAAGGTGGCGGTCTCGGCCGGTTTCCTCGTGTCGGGCATCCTGCTGCAATCGACCGGTTTTGACGACAAGGTGGTGACGCAGTCGGCCGACACGCTCTTCTGGATGCGTTTCTGGGAGATCGGCCTGCCGGCGGTGCTGTGCGGCCTCGCGATTTTCCTCCTGCGCGGCTATCCGTTGACGGAGGAGCGCGTCTACCAGATCAAGGCCGAGCTGGAGCAGCAAAAAGCTCGTACGTGA
- a CDS encoding glucoamylase family protein produces MLKKIRLACLAVLPIPAFVSTEMHAAPPVLYQEHQEFLDDVQERTFNWFWENTHPESGLVPDRAPTESFSSIAAVGFGLTTIPIGIERGFITREEGLERVLATLRFFDQAPQGPEPRGNTGHKGFYYHFLDMENGERYLEVELSTIDTALFILGALFCQSYFDGPEQAEVEIRQLAETLYRRVEWDWALVRPSLMCMGWMPETGFIPADYEGYNEAMFLYLLALASPTHPIPEDSWERFVWSYHWADFNQVEHVAFAPMFGHQYTQSWIDMRGIQDTYMRSRGIDYFENSRRAAHAQRNYAIQNPLGWRDYGPNIWGLTACDGPADVLLEYKGRMRMFFTYRARGAGADYTTDDGTIAPTAAAGSIAFAPEIVIPALQEMQQRYGEHVYTEHGFVDAFNPSFDFADRELQNGHIVEGLGWFGKDHLGIDQGPIVLMIENYRSGFVWEVMRRNPHIVRGLQRAGFSGGWLTELKPQPVAVD; encoded by the coding sequence ATGCTGAAAAAGATCCGCCTTGCCTGTCTTGCCGTTCTTCCCATCCCGGCTTTCGTTTCCACTGAGATGCACGCCGCCCCGCCCGTGCTCTACCAGGAGCATCAGGAGTTCCTCGACGATGTTCAGGAGCGCACCTTCAACTGGTTTTGGGAGAATACCCACCCGGAAAGCGGGCTCGTGCCCGACCGCGCGCCCACCGAATCGTTTTCAAGTATCGCGGCGGTCGGCTTCGGGTTGACCACGATCCCGATCGGGATCGAGCGCGGCTTCATCACGCGGGAAGAGGGGCTCGAGCGCGTGCTGGCGACGCTCCGCTTCTTCGACCAGGCCCCCCAGGGGCCGGAGCCGCGTGGCAATACCGGCCACAAGGGCTTTTACTATCACTTCCTCGACATGGAGAACGGCGAGCGCTACCTCGAAGTCGAGCTGTCGACCATCGACACGGCCTTGTTTATCCTCGGCGCGCTCTTTTGCCAGAGCTACTTCGACGGGCCGGAGCAGGCCGAGGTGGAGATCCGGCAGCTGGCGGAGACGCTCTACCGCCGTGTGGAGTGGGACTGGGCGCTCGTGCGCCCCTCGCTCATGTGCATGGGCTGGATGCCCGAGACGGGCTTTATCCCCGCGGATTACGAGGGCTACAACGAGGCCATGTTCCTCTACCTGCTGGCCCTCGCCTCGCCGACACACCCCATCCCGGAAGATTCGTGGGAGCGCTTTGTCTGGTCTTACCACTGGGCAGATTTCAATCAGGTGGAGCATGTGGCCTTCGCCCCGATGTTCGGCCACCAGTACACGCAGTCGTGGATCGACATGCGCGGCATCCAGGACACCTACATGCGCTCGCGCGGGATCGACTACTTCGAGAATTCGCGCCGCGCCGCCCATGCGCAGCGCAACTATGCCATCCAGAACCCGCTCGGCTGGCGCGACTACGGGCCCAACATCTGGGGGCTTACGGCCTGCGACGGCCCGGCCGACGTGCTGCTGGAGTACAAGGGCCGCATGCGCATGTTCTTTACCTACCGCGCACGCGGGGCGGGGGCCGATTACACGACCGACGATGGCACGATTGCGCCCACCGCTGCCGCCGGCTCCATCGCCTTCGCCCCGGAGATCGTGATCCCGGCGCTGCAGGAGATGCAACAGCGCTACGGCGAGCACGTCTACACCGAGCACGGCTTCGTCGACGCCTTCAACCCCTCCTTCGACTTTGCCGACCGCGAGCTGCAGAACGGCCACATCGTGGAAGGGCTCGGCTGGTTCGGCAAAGACCACCTCGGCATCGACCAGGGGCCCATCGTCCTGATGATCGAAAACTACCGCAGCGGCTTCGTCTGGGAAGTCATGCGCCGCAACCCCCACATCGTCCGTGGCCTGCAAAGGGCGGGCTTCAGCGGCGGCTGGCTGACCGAGCTGAAGCCCCAACCGGTAGCGGTCGACTGA
- a CDS encoding TRAP transporter small permease, translating to MSTASSPSFLSRGLNVLAAILNFLLIVSMALLVLAVLWGVVSRYVLGSPSSWTEPLATYLLMWVSLLGAAVVFRERGHLGVDYFMTIINPNARRIAKLAAELIVMSFAGYVMVYGGSSLVSRALATGETVAGLGMLLGPIYLAIPISGVFFMLFGIEHLVEWAREPKLAEAEPVHAIDPEI from the coding sequence ATGAGCACCGCATCTTCCCCGTCTTTTCTCAGCCGCGGCCTCAATGTGCTGGCCGCCATCCTGAACTTCCTCCTCATCGTCTCCATGGCCCTGCTGGTGCTGGCGGTGTTGTGGGGCGTCGTGAGCCGCTACGTGCTTGGCTCGCCCAGTAGCTGGACGGAGCCGCTCGCCACCTACCTGCTGATGTGGGTATCGCTGCTCGGTGCCGCCGTGGTCTTCCGCGAGCGCGGCCACCTGGGGGTCGACTACTTCATGACGATCATCAACCCCAACGCCCGCCGCATCGCCAAGCTGGCCGCAGAGCTGATCGTGATGTCCTTTGCCGGTTACGTGATGGTCTACGGCGGCAGCAGCCTCGTGAGCCGCGCCCTGGCGACAGGCGAAACGGTGGCTGGCCTCGGCATGTTGCTGGGCCCGATCTACCTCGCCATCCCCATCAGCGGCGTCTTCTTCATGCTTTTTGGCATCGAGCACCTCGTGGAGTGGGCGCGTGAGCCCAAGCTGGCCGAGGCCGAGCCCGTGCACGCCATCGACCCCGAAATCTAG
- the kduD gene encoding 2-dehydro-3-deoxy-D-gluconate 5-dehydrogenase KduD codes for MSQAANFDLSGKTAIVTGASKGLGAAIAIGLAQSGADVALVARGDLSETRAGVEKAGRKAFEIPADLCNREETRQVLPRIREAIGGEPDILVNNAGTIRRADFLDFSEKDWDEVLELNLTSLFLLSQEFARGVVKAGKPGKIIQIASMLSYQGGIRVPSYTASKSAVMGLTRLMANELAPHQINVNAIAPGYMATENTAPLRADEARNKAILDRIPAGRWGDPTDIVGPTVFLASAASNYLQGYTIAVDGGWLAR; via the coding sequence ATGAGCCAAGCAGCCAACTTTGACCTGAGCGGCAAAACCGCCATCGTGACCGGAGCCTCCAAGGGCCTCGGTGCCGCCATCGCCATCGGCCTCGCCCAATCGGGCGCCGACGTGGCCCTGGTGGCCCGCGGCGACCTCTCCGAAACTCGCGCCGGGGTCGAAAAGGCCGGGCGCAAGGCCTTCGAGATCCCCGCCGACCTTTGCAACCGCGAGGAGACCCGTCAGGTGCTGCCCCGCATCCGCGAAGCCATCGGCGGCGAGCCCGACATCCTCGTCAACAACGCCGGCACCATCCGCCGCGCCGACTTCCTCGACTTCAGCGAAAAGGACTGGGACGAGGTGCTGGAGCTCAACCTGACCTCCCTCTTCCTCCTCAGCCAGGAGTTTGCTCGTGGCGTGGTCAAGGCAGGCAAGCCGGGCAAGATCATCCAGATCGCCTCGATGCTCTCCTACCAGGGCGGCATCCGCGTGCCCTCCTACACTGCCTCGAAGAGCGCAGTGATGGGGCTGACGCGCCTGATGGCCAACGAGCTGGCGCCGCACCAGATCAACGTCAACGCCATCGCCCCCGGCTACATGGCGACGGAGAACACCGCACCGCTGCGGGCCGACGAAGCGCGCAACAAGGCGATCCTCGACCGCATCCCCGCCGGGCGCTGGGGCGACCCGACCGACATCGTGGGGCCGACCGTCTTTCTCGCCTCCGCCGCCTCCAACTACCTGCAGGGCTACACCATCGCCGTCGACGGCGGCTGGCTCGCCCGCTAA
- a CDS encoding TRAP transporter large permease: MDLQILILLLSFTALLLMDVPVAVCIGVATVLTMYSIGEVPTEYITAQRLSTGIASFPLLAIPFFVLAGVLMGAGGMARRLMDFANALVGGFHNGLSYVNTITCMLFGAVSGSAAAAVSSIGSFMMPEMERKGYGRPFSVALTTTSATTGLLIPPSNIMIVYAVVAGNVSITSLFIAGVVPGMVVGGLLMVASWWVQRKNRSEELSHASPRKMLISFLQAVPSLALIFIVMGGILGGIFSATEASAVAALYAFLLGVVFYREVKIKQIPEVLLQSAKTTAIVMFLVGASQAMSWVLSYEMIPQTVSDAMLAISDSPIVTLLIINILLLVVGTFMDMTPAVLIFTPIFLPVVTGFGMDPVHFGIMMIANLCIGLCTPPVGTCLFVGCGVGKTTLAQVMRPLVPMFIAMFAGLLIISYVPAVSLWLPNFIESLLPGQ, translated from the coding sequence ATGGACCTACAAATTCTGATTTTGCTGCTTTCCTTCACGGCCCTCCTGCTCATGGACGTGCCCGTGGCGGTCTGTATCGGCGTGGCCACCGTGCTCACGATGTATTCGATCGGCGAAGTGCCCACCGAATATATCACCGCTCAACGCCTTTCCACCGGTATCGCCAGCTTCCCCTTGCTGGCCATCCCCTTCTTTGTGCTTGCCGGCGTGCTGATGGGCGCGGGCGGCATGGCCCGACGCCTGATGGACTTCGCCAACGCCCTCGTCGGCGGCTTCCACAACGGCCTCAGCTACGTCAACACCATCACCTGCATGCTCTTCGGCGCCGTTTCGGGCTCCGCCGCTGCGGCGGTGTCTTCCATCGGCAGCTTCATGATGCCGGAGATGGAGCGCAAGGGCTACGGGCGCCCGTTTTCGGTCGCCTTGACCACGACTTCCGCTACCACGGGCCTGCTCATCCCGCCCAGCAATATCATGATCGTGTATGCGGTCGTGGCGGGTAATGTGAGCATCACCTCGCTCTTCATCGCCGGGGTCGTGCCGGGGATGGTCGTCGGTGGCCTCCTGATGGTCGCCTCGTGGTGGGTGCAGCGCAAGAACCGCAGCGAAGAGCTTTCGCACGCTTCGCCCCGCAAGATGCTGATCAGCTTCCTGCAGGCGGTGCCCAGCCTCGCGCTGATCTTCATCGTGATGGGCGGTATCCTGGGCGGGATCTTTTCCGCCACGGAGGCCTCCGCCGTCGCCGCGCTGTATGCCTTCCTGCTCGGGGTGGTCTTCTACCGCGAGGTGAAGATCAAGCAGATCCCCGAAGTGCTGCTGCAAAGCGCCAAGACGACCGCCATCGTGATGTTCCTCGTCGGCGCCAGCCAGGCGATGAGCTGGGTGCTCTCTTACGAGATGATCCCGCAGACGGTGAGCGACGCCATGCTCGCCATCAGCGACTCGCCCATCGTCACCCTGCTGATCATCAACATCCTGCTGCTCGTCGTGGGCACGTTTATGGACATGACGCCGGCGGTGCTGATCTTCACGCCTATCTTCCTGCCGGTGGTGACCGGCTTCGGCATGGACCCCGTGCACTTCGGCATCATGATGATCGCCAACCTTTGCATCGGCCTCTGCACCCCGCCGGTCGGCACCTGCCTGTTCGTCGGCTGCGGCGTGGGCAAGACGACGCTCGCCCAGGTGATGCGCCCGCTGGTCCCGATGTTTATCGCAATGTTTGCCGGCCTGCTGATCATCAGCTACGTGCCCGCCGTTTCGCTCTGGCTGCCGAACTTCATCGAGAGCCTGCTGCCCGGCCAATAA
- a CDS encoding TRAP transporter substrate-binding protein, translating to MDKKSLSFLFVGLLIGVFGATVTLAVMAGSGYGSGSSQTKVLKLAHSLDQAHPVHLAMVHMAEKVAENSGGALQVQIFPNGQLGTETETVAQVQRGALALVKTSAASMEALVPEMGVFSVPYLFRDEEHYWNVLNGPVGEEFLQMGVSQGLHGLTYYDAGARSFYASKKPIQTPADLRGMKVRVMQSDGAISGLAATGASPTPVPWGDLYTALQQGMVDAAENNVPSYFTSRHYEVAPYFSLDEHMRIPDILLISEVVWNNLTPEEKQWLTDAADTSLQFQRELWAEQTEANLKELENLGVKIYHPDQKPFAAAVQDYQNSLRQTRLGKYIEAIEEVQ from the coding sequence ATGGACAAAAAGTCCCTTTCGTTTCTCTTCGTCGGCCTCCTGATCGGAGTATTCGGCGCCACAGTCACCCTGGCGGTGATGGCGGGCTCCGGCTACGGATCGGGCAGCAGCCAGACGAAGGTCCTCAAACTGGCGCACTCGCTGGACCAGGCGCACCCCGTCCACCTGGCCATGGTTCACATGGCGGAAAAGGTGGCCGAAAACTCCGGCGGCGCCCTCCAGGTGCAGATCTTCCCCAACGGTCAGCTGGGCACGGAAACCGAGACGGTGGCCCAGGTGCAGCGTGGCGCGTTGGCGCTCGTAAAGACCTCCGCCGCCAGCATGGAAGCCCTCGTGCCCGAAATGGGCGTCTTCTCCGTGCCGTATCTCTTCCGCGACGAAGAGCATTACTGGAATGTGCTGAACGGCCCGGTGGGCGAAGAATTCCTGCAAATGGGCGTGAGCCAGGGCCTGCACGGTCTCACCTATTACGACGCCGGTGCCCGTAGCTTTTACGCCAGCAAAAAGCCGATCCAGACCCCCGCCGACCTCCGGGGCATGAAGGTGCGCGTGATGCAGAGCGACGGCGCGATCTCCGGCCTTGCCGCCACCGGCGCCTCCCCGACGCCGGTGCCGTGGGGCGACCTCTATACGGCCCTGCAGCAGGGCATGGTCGACGCCGCCGAAAACAACGTGCCGAGCTACTTTACCAGCCGCCACTACGAGGTGGCCCCCTATTTTTCGCTGGATGAGCACATGCGCATCCCCGACATCCTGTTGATCAGCGAAGTCGTCTGGAACAACCTCACGCCGGAGGAAAAGCAGTGGCTGACCGATGCCGCTGACACCTCCCTCCAGTTCCAGCGTGAGCTGTGGGCCGAGCAGACCGAGGCCAACCTGAAAGAGTTGGAAAACCTGGGTGTGAAAATCTACCACCCCGACCAGAAGCCCTTTGCCGCCGCCGTGCAGGATTACCAGAACTCTCTGCGCCAGACGCGCCTCGGCAAGTACATCGAAGCAATCGAGGAGGTCCAATGA
- a CDS encoding IclR family transcriptional regulator: MPAYTIPNLSNACTVLRFLAQRPQGATLAGIVAGLELPRTTALRIVTTLEHEGFVRRDDRHYFVGPALIPLGVAAQAKVELRSIALPFMQQAVEATGETCHLAVPFEDKSMIVEAVQSPHPLTASSRTGSLVDLVCSASGKVFLAYLHEHDFAQLVPVEKLVARTPNSILTHQRLAQELTATRTRAYALDEEEYFTGVRCVAVPIWSSRGVEGALGLTASAHRLTPERVPTVAASLQKIASRISERIGGPAVHTAR; this comes from the coding sequence ATGCCGGCCTACACGATCCCCAACCTCAGCAACGCTTGCACGGTGCTGCGCTTCCTCGCGCAACGGCCCCAAGGTGCCACGCTGGCCGGGATTGTGGCTGGGCTGGAACTGCCGCGCACCACGGCACTGCGCATCGTGACTACGCTGGAGCACGAGGGCTTTGTGCGCCGCGACGACCGGCACTACTTCGTCGGCCCCGCCCTCATCCCATTGGGAGTCGCCGCCCAGGCCAAGGTGGAGCTGCGGTCCATCGCCCTGCCCTTCATGCAGCAAGCGGTCGAGGCCACCGGCGAAACGTGCCACCTCGCGGTGCCGTTCGAAGACAAGTCGATGATCGTGGAAGCGGTCCAGAGCCCCCACCCGCTCACCGCCAGCAGCCGCACGGGCTCCCTGGTCGACCTCGTCTGCTCCGCCTCGGGCAAGGTCTTCCTCGCCTATCTGCACGAGCATGACTTCGCCCAACTGGTGCCGGTGGAAAAGCTGGTCGCCCGCACTCCGAATTCGATCCTCACCCACCAGCGCCTTGCACAGGAGCTGACCGCCACGCGCACGCGCGCCTACGCGCTGGACGAAGAGGAATACTTTACCGGCGTGCGCTGTGTGGCCGTGCCCATCTGGTCGAGCCGGGGCGTGGAAGGCGCGCTGGGCCTTACCGCCTCCGCCCACCGGCTCACGCCCGAGCGTGTGCCGACGGTAGCCGCCAGCTTGCAGAAAATCGCCAGTCGTATCTCCGAGCGCATTGGAGGGCCTGCCGTCCACACAGCCCGCTGA